One Candidatus Desulfatibia profunda genomic window, GAAAAGTTTGACGAAAAATTTCTGGTAATGAAAGGAAGTGATATTCGTGACCAGTTCGGGGTCAATCAATGGCTTGAACAAAAGAAGGTTATCACATCTCTCGATCTTGCCAAGCGAACAGAGATTTTGCCTGGATTAAGGCAGGTTCAGTGGGACCTCGTTATTGTTGACGAAGCTCACCGCATGTCCTGGACCCCGCCAGCACGCAAGACAGCCCGTTATGCACTTGGCGAGCTGCTTAGAGATGCATCGGACCACGAGCTTTTATTGACAGCAACTCCCCATAAAGGCGATCCGGAAAACTTTTCCCTATTTTTGCAGCTTCTCGATGAAGATGCCTATGCTGATGTCCGGTCGATCCGGGAGGCCATGGAACGTCGGCGTGCTCCTTTCTATTTGCGACGCACCAAGGAGGCGATGGTATATTTTCCGGAGCGGCGGCCTGACGGCTCCTGGGCGGCTGAAAAAATATTTACCAAAAGAATTCCCCATACCGTCGATTTTCAGTTCGACGGCCCGGAATTTGAACTTTACAGGGAAGTCACCCGATTTGTGAAACGGCAAAGCGCGAAAGCCGCCGCCCAGGGTGATGATCCGCGCGCCCGAGCAGTCGGTTTTCTGATGTCATTGTACCAACGCCGGCTGGCCTCCAGCACCTTCGCTATGAGGCGCAGTCTGGAGAACCGCATACGACGGTTGGAGGAAGGATTAAAACGTGCCCAGGAACTTGCTCGGCAGGCACCGCCGGACCTTCCTGATCCTGAAGAACTCGAAGAAATGGAGGACTTTGAGCGTGAGCGTTTAGAAGAGATGCTGGAAGCCATTACTTTGGCCGGCAATGCCGACCAGGTGCGCGAAGAAATAACAGAACTTTGCCAGCTTGCCGAACAGGCCAAATCGGTTGAGGGAACCAAATGGGAGGCGAAACTTTCCAAGCTCAAAGACTTGCTGCATCAGGAAGGCTTTTTCGACCACTCGGAGAAACGCCTTTTAATATTCACAGAGTTCAAGGACACCCTCAATTATCTAATGGAAAACCTAAAATCATGGGGGTTTAAGATCGGCTGTATCCACGGCGGTATGAAACCAGGATCGCGGAATGAACCCGGTACAAGACTATATTCGGAGCAACAGTTCCGTGAGTGCGAAATTCAGATTCTGGTAGCCACCGAAGCGGCGGGAGAAGGTATCAACCTGCAAGTCTGCAATTTCCTTTTCAACTATGACATTCCGTGGAATCCGAATCGCCTTGAACAACGCATGGGCCGTATCCATCGCTATGGCCAGCGCAAAGACTGCCTTATTTTCAATTTTGTGGCAACAAACACCATTGAGGGCCGGGTGCTTCAACGCCTTCTTGAGAAGCTGCAGGAAATCCGAGATGCTTTGGATGACGATGCCGTCTTTAATGTCGTGGGAGAGTTGCTGCCTTCCGCCCACGTCGAACGCATCTTGCGCGATTATTACGCCGGAAAACTTGGGGATGCAGATCTTGAGGATCGCCTGCTTGAAAATGTGGATGAAGGCCGCTTTCGCGCCATTTGCCAAAATGCTCTGGAGGGACTGGCCTCCAAAAAGCTTAATCTGGAGATGCTGATCGAACGCAAAGCAAGGGCGCAGGAACGCCGCGTAGTCCCGGAAACGATTGCGCGTTTCATTCGGGAAGCTGCCGAGTATGTGCCGCTTAAACTCAAGATTGTCGAGGGCTTTTCGCACACATTTGAACCGGCCCAGACGCCTTCAGTCTTGCGGCAATACGAGCAAGGTGCAGATTGGAAGCTTCCAGCTCTGGCCAACAGATATCCCCGCTGCTCAACAGATCGCGATACGGCCGAGAAAAAGAATCTTGAATGGGTTACGCCCGGTCATCCCCTCTTCGAGGCGATCCGTCGCCACACCTTTTCCCGTGCCGCAGATGCTTTTGGCAAGGGAGCCTGTTTTTATTCCCTTCAGCACGAGGAGCCGGCCCGAATCGATTTTTACCGAGCCAGAGTGGTGGACGGCCTGGGGCATATCATTCACGAACGCCTTTTTGCCATGGAGTTAAACCAAAATGGCGATCCGAAACTGCGCGAGCCGCATATGCTGGGCAACTTTTCACCTGCCAGACCGCCACAGGACTTGCCCGCCATCGCATCTGCGCCTGAAGCTTCGGATTGGCTGCATGAAAACGTATTGCAAGCATTATTGGAAGAAACCCACAAAGAGCGGCTTGCAGAGGTAACCCGCATCGGCGATCATGTGGAGTTGTCCCTGACAGAACTTTTACAGCGGGCCGATGAAGAAATCGGCAGAGTGACGGATGAAAAAGAATCCGGGGTTCAAGGCGCCGACGGCCGATTGGCAAGGGCCGAAAATCGGCATGCAGAGCTTTTGGCCCGACGTGAGCGGCGCAGACAAGAACTGGAGCGTCAGCGTTCTCTTTCCCTTCAGGCGGTGGATCGGATTGCCAGCGTGCTTGTTTTACCGCATCCGGAGCGTGAATCGCCGGATGTCCGCCGCATGCGACCTAATCTGGAAACCGAGGCTGTTGCCATGCGGGTCGTAATGGAATATGAAACAGCCAATGGCCGTCAAGTCTATGATGTTCACGAAAAAAACCTCGGCTATGACGTCACAAGCCTTGACCTGAACTCCGGCGAACTTCGGCTGATTGAAGTCAAGGGTTTGTCGGAAGCTGCGGGAACCATCCTGTTGACACCGAATGAGCGGCGTGTGGCCGAAGATCGACGCGACTGCTACTGGCTCTATGTGGTTACCAATTGCGCAACAGAGCCCACGCTTCAGGATCCGATCAAAGATCCCGCCAAGTTTCCCTGGCGCGAGGTGACCAAGGTGGCCCACTACTGGTTAGAGGTGAATGCCATGACAAAACCCATGCAGGTGCGGGAGGATCAGTCGCCGTATGGAGGGAACCGCCCATGAGAGCCTCTGCTAATAAAGCCAGTGCAAAACAATTAACCAACCTTCTCAAAAAAGGCGAAGGACAGACGCTTGAGTTCAAGCGTTCCACAGCCGAGCTTCAGGGCGCCATGCGGTCTTTGTGTGCTTTCATGAATGGGGCCGGAGGGATGGTGATCATCGGTGTTGGACCGGATGGTCGACTGCTCGGCCAGGATGTCTCCGATGCCACCCAGCAAAAGATTGCCGCAGCATTGGACCGTTTCGAGCCGCCTGCACCCATTCTGATGGAGCTATTTGATATTGGGAAAAATAAGACGGTCGTCATGCTAAAGGCTGAAGCCGGCAACGAGTCAGTTCCGTTCACCTTCGAAGGCCGTGCATATGAGCGCGTGGGAACGACAACGCGGAAAATGGCACAATCACGATACGAAGAACTGTTGCTTGAGCGGGGCCACGCGAAACGCAGATGGGAGAACCTCCCTGCTGAGGGATTAACGATAAATGACCTCGACAGGACGGAAATCCTGCGCACGCGCGAACTGGCTATTCAACAGAACCGGATTTCACCGGATACCAGCCGGGACATCGGCGACATTCTGGACCGGCTTGGACTGCGAGTGAATGGAAAGCTCACCCAAGCTGCACAGGTTCTCTATGGCACAAGACTTTTTCCGGACTATCCACAATGCCTTCTCAAAATGGGCCGTTTTCGGGGGACGACAGTCATTGGCGAGATCGTGGACAACCGGCAGGAACACATGAACGCCTTTGCCATGGTGCATGAGGGCATGGCCTTTCTTGAACGAACCATGCCGCTGGGAGCGCGATTTCCCAAAGGGAAAATTTTCCGGGAGGATCGCTTCCCGGTTCCCCTTGATGCCCTGCGTGAGATTCTTCTCAACGCCGTCATGCATCGCGACTACTCAGACTATTCCGGTTATGTGGCCATCGTGGTCTTTGATGACCGGATCGAGATACAAAGCCATGGCCTCCTTCCCCAGGGTGTAACTCTGGAACAGCTTTCCGGTCCGCACCGGTCAAAGCTCCGGAATCCACTGATCGCCGAAGCCTTTCACCGCACCGGGGCGGTGGAGGTTTGGGGCCGCGGCACCAATCGAGTCATAGCGATGTGCGAGAAACACGACGCGGTTCCGCCCATCTTCGAGGAACGCCAGGGATTTTTTATTGTCACATTCAATGCGACAATTGCCGAGGCCGCAGAAAAAACCTCTAAGGCACCAGTCACGGCACCAGTCACGGCACCAGTCACGGCACCAGTGCTCCGGCTTCTGGAACTCCTGTTTTCAAAGGGTACCCTCGGAAATGCGGAGATACTTGCAGAATTAGGGCTTAAGAACCGGAGGCGTATGCGCGAGAACTATATCGCCCCTGCCCTAGGAGCAGGATTGATTGAATATACAATACCGGACAAACCTAATAGCCGATTGCAGAAGTACCGGCTGACAAATAAAGGAAAAAGTCTCATTACAAAACTGAAGCAAGAAGCGGGTGCAGATGAAGAGTGAAATGGAATCAAAGAAGGATGATCTCGTTCAGCGCATAGGCGAACTGGCCAAGGACGCACAAATGCTTGCGCATCAGGCTGTGCAACAATATTCGGCTGAAGTTGAGGTCATTCTGAAGATGCAAAGCCGTGATTCACAGCGCATCGAAAGATGTCTTGATGGCATGCTCGACTTCTGTTTCGATGATGGAATGTTAGGTTTATATAAAAAGCTCTGCCGCTACTACTTTGATATTGACCCGAAAGCAACAGTTTCATACGTCTACGCTTATCGTGAAATGTGGTAAGAACAAGAGGGGGTTTACCCCGAATTTCTCATGAAGAATTTATTTTGGTCGTGGAAACAACAAGAATAAAATTAAAAATCAGGAGATTAAACTAAAGTCGTGTCCCCCTGATCGAAAACGCTCTGTTTAAATGAATCCTATCAGTTTAAAAATAAATTCTTCACCAAAGGCGAGTCTGAGCAACACAGGAACGGCGTTATTCAGTCCTCGAAGTAAAGTGCTACGTCTTCGTACTGAAATGCCTTGTTCCTGAGCCGCTCAGTCTCGTGAGAAAACCGGGTTAGAAAAGAAAAAAGCTACCCCAAAACAGGAAATGTTCCTTTAAATGGCTGAGCAGACCAGTGTTAAATATTTTTCCGGTCCGTCCCCGATGCGGGAAAAACGAAACCACAAAACATACGAAAAAAACACAAAGGAGAGGGCAGGAAAGAGGCCGCAACGGGGCGAGAGGGGCATATCAGGCGTGCGCTATTATGCTTTAAGATGAAACAGTTATGAAATATATGGGGCATCAAACGGATCATATACGGGCCTATTTGACTCACATATGTCTCAAATGCTTCACAAATGCCTCAAAGCCTCATGTGGTATCTGCTCAAAGAAGTTGCCGGAAACACACGAAGAATCGGATCATAAGGAACGCGTCCTACAGCAGGCAGTTCTGTGGAAATTATGAGGACAATAAAACCGCTGATCGAAGCCGAGTTTTTGGAATCGATGATTCCCGGTTTTACTTGATTTGGAGAAAAGGTGTTGAATGAACACGTCGGAAAGGATGGACAATGATTCCTCAAGCATCCCCATATCAGGATTTGTTTGTGACTTTGGATGAGCTTCGAAAACGGACTGCCCGTTTCCGCCGAGTGGCGCTTCACATTCACTCTCCTGACAGTCACGACTGGAACCGAACGGGAGATAAAACGCTCAATGATCGGGAAAGACTTCTTGCCCCAAGCGGTGAAGTCGAGTTCATCAACACGTTAAAAAAACACTTCGATTTGGTTGTAATCACTGACCACATGAAATGCACCTATGCTGATAGGGTATCCAATGCAAGCTTATATGAGAAAGACTTTATAGTCCTTCCAGGAATGGAGGTGAACTTCCAGCCCGAAGCAGCAATCAGTTGCTCAAGACTTCACATTCTCGTTATATTCCATGAGGGATCAACCGTGGAAAGTATGAGTCGTATTTTTGCGGGTCTCAAAAACATTCTGGACGATGCGAGCAGGACAGGCAATGAAGTTATTACAGGATTACGCTTAGAGGAATTTAT contains:
- a CDS encoding DUF3883 domain-containing protein, with product YRYDGDGQVLRLGLQAYALGIAYEFDPYFGLSISRVDPLPHQLEAVYDYLLKVARVRFLLADDAGAGKTIMAGLLIRELQLRGLAERILIVCPANLSFQWQRELKEKFDEKFLVMKGSDIRDQFGVNQWLEQKKVITSLDLAKRTEILPGLRQVQWDLVIVDEAHRMSWTPPARKTARYALGELLRDASDHELLLTATPHKGDPENFSLFLQLLDEDAYADVRSIREAMERRRAPFYLRRTKEAMVYFPERRPDGSWAAEKIFTKRIPHTVDFQFDGPEFELYREVTRFVKRQSAKAAAQGDDPRARAVGFLMSLYQRRLASSTFAMRRSLENRIRRLEEGLKRAQELARQAPPDLPDPEELEEMEDFERERLEEMLEAITLAGNADQVREEITELCQLAEQAKSVEGTKWEAKLSKLKDLLHQEGFFDHSEKRLLIFTEFKDTLNYLMENLKSWGFKIGCIHGGMKPGSRNEPGTRLYSEQQFRECEIQILVATEAAGEGINLQVCNFLFNYDIPWNPNRLEQRMGRIHRYGQRKDCLIFNFVATNTIEGRVLQRLLEKLQEIRDALDDDAVFNVVGELLPSAHVERILRDYYAGKLGDADLEDRLLENVDEGRFRAICQNALEGLASKKLNLEMLIERKARAQERRVVPETIARFIREAAEYVPLKLKIVEGFSHTFEPAQTPSVLRQYEQGADWKLPALANRYPRCSTDRDTAEKKNLEWVTPGHPLFEAIRRHTFSRAADAFGKGACFYSLQHEEPARIDFYRARVVDGLGHIIHERLFAMELNQNGDPKLREPHMLGNFSPARPPQDLPAIASAPEASDWLHENVLQALLEETHKERLAEVTRIGDHVELSLTELLQRADEEIGRVTDEKESGVQGADGRLARAENRHAELLARRERRRQELERQRSLSLQAVDRIASVLVLPHPERESPDVRRMRPNLETEAVAMRVVMEYETANGRQVYDVHEKNLGYDVTSLDLNSGELRLIEVKGLSEAAGTILLTPNERRVAEDRRDCYWLYVVTNCATEPTLQDPIKDPAKFPWREVTKVAHYWLEVNAMTKPMQVREDQSPYGGNRP
- a CDS encoding putative DNA binding domain-containing protein yields the protein MRASANKASAKQLTNLLKKGEGQTLEFKRSTAELQGAMRSLCAFMNGAGGMVIIGVGPDGRLLGQDVSDATQQKIAAALDRFEPPAPILMELFDIGKNKTVVMLKAEAGNESVPFTFEGRAYERVGTTTRKMAQSRYEELLLERGHAKRRWENLPAEGLTINDLDRTEILRTRELAIQQNRISPDTSRDIGDILDRLGLRVNGKLTQAAQVLYGTRLFPDYPQCLLKMGRFRGTTVIGEIVDNRQEHMNAFAMVHEGMAFLERTMPLGARFPKGKIFREDRFPVPLDALREILLNAVMHRDYSDYSGYVAIVVFDDRIEIQSHGLLPQGVTLEQLSGPHRSKLRNPLIAEAFHRTGAVEVWGRGTNRVIAMCEKHDAVPPIFEERQGFFIVTFNATIAEAAEKTSKAPVTAPVTAPVTAPVLRLLELLFSKGTLGNAEILAELGLKNRRRMRENYIAPALGAGLIEYTIPDKPNSRLQKYRLTNKGKSLITKLKQEAGADEE